The following are encoded in a window of Paenibacillaceae bacterium GAS479 genomic DNA:
- a CDS encoding L-lactate dehydrogenase complex protein LldE, which yields MKVSVFITCLSDAIYPRVGEAMARILARQGVRLEFPKVQTCCGQPAYNSGYWDDARKTARTILSAFRDSDFVVSPSGSCTYMIHHYEELFKDEPELQRQARELQAKTYEFTQFLVQVLGVTDLGAHFPHKVTYHPSCHGSRLLGIKEEPMQLLRGVEGLQLVPLPFADDCCGFGGTFAVKMADISGAMVTEKADHIKETEAEVLVGLDMACLMNIAGNLRRRGEPVRVMHLAELLEEGVKVG from the coding sequence ATGAAAGTATCCGTGTTTATCACCTGTTTGAGCGACGCGATTTACCCCCGTGTCGGGGAAGCAATGGCACGAATTCTGGCTCGCCAAGGCGTGCGGTTGGAGTTTCCTAAAGTGCAAACCTGCTGCGGCCAGCCTGCTTACAACAGCGGTTATTGGGACGATGCCCGCAAAACGGCGCGGACCATTCTGAGCGCCTTCCGGGACAGCGATTTTGTCGTTTCCCCTTCAGGTTCATGCACGTACATGATCCATCATTACGAGGAGTTATTCAAGGATGAGCCGGAGCTGCAACGTCAGGCGCGGGAGCTGCAAGCGAAGACGTACGAGTTCACCCAGTTCCTCGTTCAAGTGCTTGGTGTAACGGATTTGGGGGCGCATTTTCCGCATAAAGTGACCTACCATCCTTCCTGCCACGGCAGCCGTCTGCTCGGTATTAAGGAAGAGCCGATGCAACTGCTGCGCGGAGTGGAGGGACTACAGCTTGTTCCGCTGCCGTTTGCGGATGATTGCTGCGGCTTTGGCGGTACGTTTGCTGTCAAAATGGCGGATATATCCGGTGCGATGGTCACGGAGAAGGCCGACCATATTAAGGAGACCGAAGCCGAAGTGCTGGTCGGCCTGGACATGGCTTGCCTGATGAATATCGCGGGTAATTTGCGTCGACGCGGCGAGCCGGTGCGAGTGATGCATTTGGCGGAGCTGCTTGAGGAAGGAGTGAAGGTCGGATGA
- a CDS encoding Predicted membrane protein, translating to MSSKLTLRLLSVAATAVVAYALYKNYVLDPQSTSFLSRKPDSAQPNSEPVWLAVLYVHITAACLATLCGLLGFSPRSRRSGRARKVHRWNGYIYFVSVFIICLTSGYMAPYATGGKWTSVPFNLLSILWPAITVLAIHSARQRRLSDHKRGMVRSYAFCFNNLTLHMFTNFFYNGIGLDYTLSYTLALYTNIAFLLAAGEGAIRLLKLPKDSPIQQAG from the coding sequence ATGTCCTCAAAACTTACCTTGCGTTTGCTTAGCGTCGCAGCTACAGCCGTTGTCGCTTACGCGCTCTATAAAAATTACGTGCTTGATCCGCAATCCACCAGCTTCTTGAGTCGGAAACCGGATTCCGCCCAGCCGAACAGCGAGCCAGTTTGGCTCGCCGTGCTGTACGTCCATATCACAGCCGCTTGCCTGGCTACGTTATGCGGTCTGCTTGGTTTCTCTCCCCGCAGCCGCCGCTCAGGACGCGCACGAAAAGTTCATCGCTGGAACGGTTATATTTATTTTGTCAGTGTATTCATCATCTGCCTGACCTCCGGCTACATGGCTCCATATGCCACCGGCGGCAAATGGACAAGTGTACCGTTCAATCTGCTGAGTATCCTGTGGCCGGCGATTACAGTGCTCGCTATCCACAGCGCGAGGCAGCGCCGGCTCTCCGATCATAAACGCGGCATGGTTCGCAGCTATGCTTTTTGCTTCAATAACTTGACGCTGCATATGTTTACGAATTTCTTTTACAATGGGATAGGACTGGATTATACGCTCAGCTACACACTCGCTCTCTATACGAATATCGCATTTCTGCTCGCCGCGGGCGAAGGGGCCATCCGACTGCTGAAGCTGCCAAAAGACAGCCCTATTCAGCAGGCCGGCTGA
- a CDS encoding peptide/nickel transport system permease protein, giving the protein MSQPAVQLSVPPPSQAEVSSPWRDAWRSFRRNRLAMLGLGIIVFFILVAASAPWLAPFDYKEQDLINRLKAPSGEHWFGTDDLGRDIFSRIVYGTRISLWVGVSSVLGSIAAGTLLGIVAGYYGKWIDTIISRLFDILLAFPGILLAIAIVAALGPSLQNALLAIAIVNVPVFGRLVRARVLSLREEEYITAARSLGMKNSRILLHHILPNCLGPIIVQGTLGVATAIIEAAALGFLGLGALPPEPEWGKMLSDSRQFIQKAPWTVLFPGLSIMLTVLGFNLMGDGLRDVLDPRMKS; this is encoded by the coding sequence GTGTCTCAACCGGCTGTCCAACTTTCTGTGCCGCCACCATCGCAAGCCGAGGTTTCTTCTCCATGGAGAGATGCCTGGCGCAGCTTCCGTCGAAATCGCCTGGCGATGCTTGGGCTTGGCATTATCGTATTTTTCATCCTGGTTGCCGCGTCCGCTCCTTGGCTAGCACCGTTTGATTACAAGGAACAAGATTTGATCAATCGACTGAAAGCGCCAAGCGGCGAGCATTGGTTCGGCACCGATGATCTTGGGCGGGATATTTTCTCCAGGATCGTGTATGGTACTCGCATCTCATTGTGGGTCGGAGTCAGCTCCGTGCTCGGCTCGATTGCTGCTGGTACGCTGCTGGGCATTGTGGCCGGCTACTACGGTAAGTGGATCGATACGATCATCTCGCGTCTATTCGATATTCTGCTCGCGTTCCCGGGTATTCTGCTGGCAATCGCCATCGTAGCTGCTCTTGGACCTTCCTTGCAAAATGCATTGCTCGCAATCGCGATCGTCAATGTACCGGTGTTCGGCCGGCTCGTCCGGGCTAGGGTACTCAGCCTGCGGGAGGAGGAGTATATCACGGCTGCGCGCTCACTTGGCATGAAGAACTCCCGCATCCTGCTGCATCACATCCTGCCGAACTGCCTCGGCCCGATTATCGTGCAGGGTACGCTCGGTGTTGCCACCGCTATTATTGAAGCGGCGGCGCTTGGCTTCTTGGGCCTTGGTGCCTTGCCGCCGGAGCCGGAATGGGGCAAAATGCTGTCCGACTCACGTCAGTTCATTCAGAAGGCGCCGTGGACGGTGCTGTTCCCAGGTTTGTCGATTATGCTGACCGTACTCGGCTTCAACCTGATGGGCGACGGGCTGCGCGATGTGCTTGATCCGCGAATGAAAAGCTAG
- a CDS encoding peptide/nickel transport system permease protein — protein sequence MLNYTIRRLLMLIPVLLGMTLIVFSIIHAIPGDPADVILGEKASNESKQALREQLKLDQPLYVQYGDYLGNLLTGDLGNSIRTRESIAEEIVPYLAATLELTAFSMIFAVVVGVNAGIFSAWKQNSWFDYTSMLIALIGVSMPIFWLGLMEQWLFALELKWLPSIGRMNPRDPVDSVTGLYLIDTLLAGRTDQFWTVLKHLILPSIALGTIPMAIIARMTRSSMLDVLRSDYIRTAKAKGISQLGVIYKHALRNAFIPVLTVIGLQFGLLLGGAVLTETIFAWPGIGRYIFDAISARDYPVIQSGILIIALIFVLINLLVDLLYAAVDPRISYK from the coding sequence ATGCTGAACTATACGATACGCCGCCTGCTGATGCTTATTCCGGTGCTGCTGGGCATGACGCTGATCGTGTTCTCCATCATCCATGCTATTCCCGGCGATCCGGCAGATGTCATTTTGGGGGAGAAGGCCAGCAATGAATCCAAGCAAGCGCTCCGTGAGCAGCTCAAGCTGGATCAGCCGCTTTATGTGCAATACGGTGACTATCTCGGCAATCTGCTAACCGGGGATTTGGGCAATTCCATCCGTACCCGGGAATCGATTGCGGAGGAGATTGTTCCCTATCTCGCCGCTACGCTGGAGCTGACCGCTTTCAGCATGATCTTTGCTGTTGTCGTCGGTGTGAATGCCGGCATTTTCAGCGCCTGGAAGCAGAATTCCTGGTTCGACTACACAAGCATGCTGATCGCGCTCATCGGAGTGTCGATGCCGATCTTCTGGCTTGGCCTAATGGAGCAGTGGCTGTTCGCGCTTGAGCTCAAATGGCTGCCTTCGATTGGTCGAATGAACCCGCGCGATCCAGTAGATTCCGTCACGGGCCTGTATCTGATCGATACGCTGCTGGCTGGACGCACGGATCAGTTCTGGACCGTGTTGAAACATCTCATTTTGCCGAGTATCGCTCTGGGCACGATTCCGATGGCGATCATTGCACGGATGACGCGTTCCAGCATGCTCGACGTATTGCGCTCGGACTATATTCGTACGGCAAAGGCCAAAGGAATTTCGCAATTAGGCGTTATTTACAAACATGCGTTGCGAAATGCCTTCATCCCTGTGCTGACCGTCATCGGCCTGCAATTCGGCCTTCTGCTTGGCGGCGCGGTGCTGACGGAGACGATTTTCGCTTGGCCTGGCATCGGACGGTACATCTTCGACGCTATCAGCGCACGTGACTATCCGGTCATTCAATCCGGCATTCTGATCATTGCGTTAATATTCGTTCTTATCAATCTGCTGGTTGATCTGCTGTACGCCGCGGTCGATCCAAGAATCAGCTACAAGTAG
- a CDS encoding peptide/nickel transport system substrate-binding protein → MRKWQSGAALLLASVLVFTGCSGNNSPAANNGTPASSEAPSTSPAPSAGGAGSQDTLIVARGGDAAALDPSIVTDGESIKVTEQIFEGLLTYKADSTEVQPALAESYEVSEDGLTYTFKLRQGVKFHDGTDFNADAVVFNFNRWFDPKSPYKFEGDSFDYYDSMFGPDGSRVIKEVKAVDPATVQIVLNKRQAPFLQNIAMPSFGIASPKAIEEKKDKFKSEPVGTGPFIFKEWKRNESVTIEKNPNYWQEGLPKLNRVIITVIPENTARFTALQNGEIDLMEGVNPDDLAALEGNAELQKIVRPSFNIGYVGFNVKKKPFDDPKVRIALSHAVNKEGIIGAFYGGLAEPAVNPMPPSTLGYNKDVQDYPYDLEKAKQLLADAGYPNGLPEEMVFYAMPVARPYMPDGKKVAEAIQADFAKIGVKTKIESPEWATYLGDLKTGEKDDLFMIGWTGDNGDPDNFLFTLLHKDAIGSNNYAQYSNEEVNKLLSQGQSETDPAKREELYKQAQVLIKADAPWIPLVHSTPLLAGKANIKGYVLSPTGSEPYSEVYFE, encoded by the coding sequence TTGAGGAAATGGCAATCCGGAGCAGCGCTGCTGCTCGCTTCCGTACTCGTCTTCACCGGCTGTAGCGGCAATAATTCGCCTGCTGCCAACAATGGTACGCCGGCTTCAAGTGAAGCCCCGTCTACTAGCCCGGCTCCGTCTGCTGGTGGAGCAGGCTCCCAGGACACGCTGATCGTGGCGCGCGGCGGTGATGCCGCTGCACTTGACCCATCTATCGTAACCGATGGCGAGTCCATCAAGGTTACAGAGCAGATTTTTGAAGGATTGTTAACTTACAAAGCGGACTCTACAGAGGTCCAGCCGGCTCTCGCCGAGAGCTATGAAGTGTCCGAGGATGGCTTGACCTACACGTTCAAGCTGCGCCAAGGCGTCAAGTTCCATGACGGCACTGACTTCAACGCCGATGCAGTCGTATTCAACTTCAACCGCTGGTTTGATCCAAAGAGCCCGTACAAGTTCGAGGGAGACTCCTTCGACTACTACGATTCGATGTTCGGTCCGGATGGCTCCCGCGTTATCAAGGAAGTCAAAGCCGTTGATCCTGCAACGGTGCAAATCGTGCTGAACAAGCGCCAAGCGCCGTTTTTGCAGAACATCGCCATGCCATCCTTCGGCATCGCCTCGCCTAAAGCGATCGAGGAGAAAAAGGACAAGTTCAAGAGCGAGCCGGTCGGCACTGGCCCGTTCATTTTCAAAGAATGGAAGCGTAACGAGTCCGTTACGATCGAGAAAAACCCTAATTATTGGCAAGAGGGCTTGCCCAAGCTGAACCGCGTTATTATTACAGTCATTCCGGAGAATACGGCGCGCTTCACAGCGTTGCAGAATGGCGAGATCGATTTGATGGAAGGCGTGAATCCAGACGATCTGGCCGCGCTGGAGGGCAACGCTGAGCTGCAGAAGATCGTTCGTCCTTCCTTCAACATCGGTTATGTTGGTTTCAACGTGAAAAAGAAGCCGTTTGACGATCCAAAGGTGCGCATCGCACTGAGCCACGCCGTCAATAAGGAAGGCATCATCGGAGCATTCTACGGAGGCTTGGCCGAGCCGGCCGTCAATCCGATGCCGCCAAGCACGCTTGGTTACAACAAGGATGTACAAGATTATCCGTACGATTTAGAAAAAGCGAAACAACTGCTGGCCGATGCCGGTTACCCGAACGGTCTGCCGGAAGAGATGGTATTCTATGCCATGCCGGTAGCTCGTCCGTATATGCCTGACGGCAAAAAAGTCGCCGAGGCGATTCAGGCTGACTTTGCCAAAATCGGCGTGAAGACAAAGATTGAATCGCCGGAATGGGCGACCTATCTGGGCGATCTGAAAACAGGAGAAAAGGATGACCTGTTCATGATCGGCTGGACGGGCGACAACGGAGACCCTGACAACTTCCTGTTTACACTGCTGCATAAGGACGCAATCGGCAGCAATAACTACGCGCAGTATTCCAATGAAGAAGTGAACAAGCTGCTCAGTCAGGGACAATCCGAGACGGATCCGGCTAAGCGCGAGGAGCTGTACAAGCAAGCTCAAGTACTGATCAAGGCGGATGCGCCATGGATTCCGCTCGTTCACTCCACGCCGCTGCTCGCAGGCAAGGCCAACATTAAAGGTTATGTGCTTTCCCCGACGGGATCGGAGCCGTATAGCGAAGTTTATTTTGAGTAG
- a CDS encoding oligopeptide transport system ATP-binding protein, whose product MSASVLQDKQEPLLEVEELCTYFPIRSGVMQRESGQVKAVDGVSFQVRRGESFGIVGESGCGKSTTGRSLLRLIEPTGGKVRFDGKDITGMESGSLRALRRDMQMIFQDPFASLNPRHRISKILEEPLIVHGIGKAAQRRERVAKVLETVGLSAWQLERYPHQFSGGQRQRIAIARALMLDPKLIVADEPVSALDVSIQSQILNLMQDLREQMGLTYVFIAHDLSVVKHFCERVAVMYLGRIVELGDKRSLYGQPKHPYTQALLSSVPSPNPGVVSERIILQGEVPSPANVPAGCVFHTRCPQAMDICRQERPVLKSVSPGHQTACHLYS is encoded by the coding sequence TTGAGCGCATCAGTCCTGCAAGACAAACAAGAACCACTACTCGAAGTTGAGGAGTTATGCACGTACTTCCCGATCCGCAGCGGCGTTATGCAGCGTGAGTCGGGGCAGGTGAAGGCGGTGGACGGCGTCAGCTTCCAGGTCCGCCGAGGGGAGTCATTCGGCATTGTAGGGGAGAGCGGCTGCGGCAAGTCGACAACTGGGCGCTCGCTGTTACGGCTGATCGAGCCGACTGGCGGCAAGGTCCGCTTCGACGGAAAAGATATTACCGGCATGGAGAGCGGCAGCCTCAGAGCGCTGCGGCGAGACATGCAGATGATTTTCCAGGACCCGTTCGCTTCGCTCAACCCGCGCCATCGCATCTCCAAAATTCTGGAGGAACCGCTCATCGTGCACGGTATAGGCAAAGCGGCCCAGCGCCGAGAGCGAGTCGCCAAAGTTTTGGAAACGGTTGGGCTGAGCGCGTGGCAGCTGGAACGTTATCCCCATCAGTTCTCTGGCGGCCAGAGGCAGCGGATCGCGATTGCCCGTGCACTGATGCTTGATCCTAAGCTGATCGTGGCGGACGAGCCCGTCTCTGCGCTCGATGTATCCATCCAGTCGCAAATTCTGAACCTTATGCAGGATCTACGGGAGCAGATGGGGCTGACCTATGTGTTCATCGCGCATGATCTGAGTGTGGTCAAGCATTTCTGCGAACGGGTGGCGGTCATGTATTTGGGCCGGATTGTGGAGTTGGGGGATAAGCGCTCACTGTACGGGCAGCCCAAACATCCCTACACACAAGCGCTGCTGTCCTCGGTGCCGAGCCCGAACCCGGGCGTCGTTTCGGAACGGATTATTTTGCAAGGCGAGGTGCCGAGTCCGGCGAATGTTCCCGCGGGCTGTGTGTTCCATACGCGCTGCCCGCAGGCGATGGACATTTGTCGACAGGAGCGTCCTGTGCTGAAGTCGGTATCGCCAGGCCATCAGACGGCTTGTCATCTCTACTCCTAA
- a CDS encoding peptide/nickel transport system ATP-binding protein, whose amino-acid sequence MGSNLLEIHNLHTHFVTERGVIPAVDGVDLIIRKGEIVGVVGESGCGKSVTSLSVMRLLPQPPGKYAGGEIRFKGEELIQAREKRMKQIRGNEISMIFQEPMTSLNPLLTIGEQIIETLRVHMPIGKKDATNRAIEMLKKVGIARAESIVRSYPHQLSGGMRQRVMIAIALCCEPELLIADEPTTALDVTIQAQILDLMKKLNRDMGTAIMMITHDLGVVAELCERVVVMYAGKVVEEGAVRDIFANPRHPYTQGLIRSIPKMDEEQSRLYSIPGQVPKPGSITEGCRFAPRCEHVMDVCKSKLPELISGANPAHRSRCWLNTTQEVAN is encoded by the coding sequence ATGGGTTCCAACTTGCTTGAGATTCACAACCTGCACACCCATTTTGTAACGGAGCGTGGAGTGATACCAGCCGTCGACGGGGTGGATCTGATCATCCGCAAGGGGGAAATCGTCGGCGTGGTCGGAGAGTCTGGCTGCGGCAAGAGCGTCACCTCTCTCTCGGTCATGCGGCTTCTGCCACAGCCACCCGGCAAATATGCAGGCGGGGAGATTCGTTTCAAGGGCGAGGAGCTAATCCAAGCTCGTGAAAAAAGGATGAAGCAGATTCGCGGCAATGAAATATCGATGATTTTCCAGGAGCCAATGACCTCGCTCAATCCGCTGCTCACGATTGGGGAACAGATTATCGAGACGCTGCGGGTACATATGCCAATCGGCAAGAAGGACGCGACCAACCGCGCCATAGAAATGCTCAAGAAGGTTGGCATCGCACGCGCTGAAAGCATCGTTCGGTCGTATCCGCATCAACTATCCGGCGGAATGCGTCAGCGGGTCATGATCGCTATCGCACTGTGCTGCGAGCCCGAGCTGCTCATCGCTGATGAGCCGACAACTGCTCTGGACGTAACAATTCAGGCGCAGATTCTTGATTTGATGAAAAAGCTGAACCGCGATATGGGGACGGCCATCATGATGATTACCCATGACCTCGGCGTTGTCGCTGAACTATGTGAGCGGGTTGTCGTTATGTATGCCGGCAAGGTGGTCGAGGAAGGCGCAGTTCGGGATATTTTTGCGAACCCTCGACATCCCTACACGCAAGGGCTAATTCGCTCGATTCCTAAAATGGATGAGGAGCAGAGCAGGCTCTATTCCATCCCAGGCCAGGTGCCGAAACCTGGCTCGATTACCGAGGGCTGCCGGTTTGCACCCCGTTGCGAGCATGTGATGGATGTTTGCAAAAGTAAGCTTCCCGAGCTGATTTCGGGGGCGAATCCGGCGCATCGGTCGCGCTGTTGGCTGAACACAACGCAGGAGGTGGCGAATTGA
- a CDS encoding methyl-accepting chemotaxis sensory transducer with Cache sensor — protein MVQWIRKIVGKVQSRFLHMGLRGKILTGAITATVLIFLAVSFVIYRHAEKLIISNLNQVLYYEKRELATSVHSLLKPAEESVELISANVFIRNYMESVESPEAAEITPGYREMVSTLASIQANKPDLLRVYVGLDNVNRLLSHDEIEMPSGYDMKSRPWYVNTIKNDGVTISDPYVDSSTGKLVVTVSTIIKNKAGKTLGVAIVDITIDRIEKLLGSFSYQGSGYAVLTDRTGLIIYHPNDDYRMKKKVTELGGGWSKIAKSMSQGESGVVKSDLDGKMQYASYDEVLNGQWAIGLVVPASVAEKELRSFELIFLGSIVAFILLLSAILYFITEALLKPFPVLTAAFRKAMEGDMTARVDIKATGEMVILIKGFNELIASQQRLIGDITDSSRSISEAIDQTERNAAGLDESIGDVSATTQQLSAGLEQTAASMEEMNASTIEIETAVESMARKAQEGAESAVRINGRALQLKEEALQSREEAEHMYGAAGERLRGAIEQSEAIRQIDQLAKSILEIAAQTNLLSLNASIEAARAGDAGRGFAVVAGEIRKLAEHSRKSVSEIQQVTASVSSAVKELVSASENILTFMEQKVLPDYEDMLQTGVRYSEDAMDVEALVTDFSATSQQLLASIQNMLNAISETTIATSEGAEGAENIADKSEGMIDRSNGIVAQMYEIKASTASLVEKVSHFKV, from the coding sequence ATGGTTCAATGGATTCGCAAAATTGTAGGCAAGGTACAGAGCCGATTCCTCCATATGGGGTTGAGAGGGAAGATCCTGACCGGAGCTATCACCGCTACGGTGTTGATTTTTTTGGCCGTGTCGTTCGTCATCTATCGTCACGCAGAAAAGTTGATTATTTCTAATTTGAACCAGGTGCTTTATTACGAGAAAAGGGAGCTTGCTACCAGCGTACACTCGCTATTGAAGCCCGCCGAGGAGAGCGTCGAGCTGATCAGTGCAAATGTGTTCATTCGCAATTATATGGAAAGTGTAGAGTCTCCTGAAGCTGCTGAGATCACGCCCGGTTACAGGGAAATGGTCTCTACGCTTGCTTCGATCCAAGCGAACAAACCCGATCTTCTCCGTGTATATGTAGGCTTGGACAACGTGAACCGGCTGCTCAGTCATGACGAGATTGAGATGCCTTCCGGTTATGACATGAAAAGTCGTCCTTGGTATGTGAACACTATAAAAAATGATGGCGTGACCATTAGCGATCCTTATGTGGATTCCAGTACAGGCAAGCTTGTCGTCACGGTCAGCACCATAATTAAAAATAAGGCAGGAAAAACCCTTGGTGTCGCAATTGTGGATATTACTATCGACCGGATTGAAAAGCTGTTAGGATCGTTCAGCTATCAGGGTAGCGGTTATGCTGTCTTGACTGATCGCACGGGCTTGATCATCTACCATCCTAATGACGATTACAGGATGAAGAAAAAAGTTACCGAGCTCGGCGGAGGCTGGAGCAAGATTGCTAAAAGCATGTCGCAAGGTGAGTCAGGTGTCGTGAAGTCGGATCTCGACGGCAAGATGCAATATGCCTCCTACGACGAAGTATTGAACGGACAGTGGGCGATTGGGCTTGTCGTTCCGGCGTCCGTTGCGGAGAAGGAGCTTCGCAGCTTCGAACTTATTTTCTTAGGTTCCATTGTTGCATTCATCTTGCTGCTCTCAGCCATTCTGTACTTCATTACCGAGGCTTTGCTGAAGCCGTTCCCGGTGTTGACCGCGGCATTCCGGAAGGCTATGGAGGGGGATATGACCGCCCGAGTAGATATTAAGGCAACTGGAGAGATGGTCATCCTGATAAAAGGGTTCAATGAACTCATTGCCTCTCAGCAGCGACTGATCGGAGACATCACAGATAGCTCGCGCAGCATCTCGGAAGCGATCGACCAAACGGAACGAAACGCAGCCGGGCTGGACGAGAGCATAGGCGACGTCTCGGCGACAACTCAACAGCTTTCGGCAGGCTTGGAACAAACTGCTGCTTCGATGGAAGAGATGAACGCCTCAACAATCGAGATTGAAACCGCCGTAGAAAGCATGGCTCGCAAAGCCCAGGAGGGTGCGGAGTCCGCTGTGCGGATCAACGGCCGGGCTTTACAGTTGAAGGAAGAGGCGCTTCAATCTCGTGAAGAAGCAGAGCATATGTATGGAGCGGCCGGAGAGCGGCTGCGCGGGGCAATTGAACAATCGGAAGCGATCCGTCAGATTGACCAATTGGCTAAATCTATTTTGGAAATTGCGGCTCAGACCAATTTGTTGTCGCTCAACGCTTCGATTGAAGCTGCGCGCGCCGGTGATGCAGGACGGGGCTTCGCAGTTGTTGCAGGCGAGATTCGCAAGCTGGCGGAGCATTCGCGCAAATCCGTTTCGGAGATTCAGCAGGTGACAGCAAGCGTGAGCTCGGCGGTGAAAGAGTTGGTGTCTGCGTCCGAGAATATACTAACCTTTATGGAGCAAAAGGTGCTGCCAGATTACGAAGACATGCTGCAGACTGGAGTACGATACAGCGAGGATGCCATGGATGTCGAAGCGCTGGTCACCGATTTCAGCGCGACATCACAGCAATTGTTGGCTTCGATCCAGAATATGCTGAATGCCATCAGCGAAACGACGATTGCGACCTCGGAAGGAGCAGAGGGAGCTGAAAACATCGCCGACAAGTCCGAAGGAATGATAGACCGCTCAAACGGCATCGTCGCGCAGATGTATGAGATCAAGGCGAGCACTGCGAGTTTAGTGGAGAAGGTTTCGCATTTCAAGGTATAG
- a CDS encoding transcriptional regulator, DeoR family has product MLAAERYEQIVQLVNERGSIRVTELSELCRVTEETIRRDLDRLEQEGRLRRSHGGAVSVRETQPETPFAEREVTFAAQKRRIAAEAARNVRPRERILLDASSTAWYMARELPDMPLTVLTNSAKVVLELASKEQIHVISTGGQLSRGSLSYVGPSAERSLEEYHVDKAFLSCKGLHAERGLSESNELQARIKQRMLQMADEVFLLADASKLGLQSFTRFGSLSQVGTLITDDRLSVDSAAALREAGLNVIVV; this is encoded by the coding sequence ATGCTTGCGGCAGAGCGCTATGAGCAGATCGTGCAGCTGGTCAACGAGCGCGGCAGTATCCGGGTTACCGAGCTCAGCGAGTTATGCCGGGTGACGGAGGAGACGATCCGCCGTGATTTGGACCGACTGGAGCAAGAGGGCCGGCTGCGCCGCTCCCATGGTGGAGCGGTAAGCGTGCGGGAGACGCAGCCGGAAACTCCGTTCGCGGAGCGGGAGGTGACCTTCGCGGCGCAGAAGCGGCGCATTGCGGCCGAAGCCGCGCGCAACGTGCGTCCTCGTGAGCGCATCCTGCTGGATGCAAGCTCCACAGCTTGGTATATGGCGCGCGAGCTGCCGGATATGCCGCTTACGGTGTTGACGAACTCCGCCAAAGTAGTGCTGGAGCTAGCTTCTAAGGAGCAGATCCACGTTATATCTACAGGAGGCCAGCTCTCGCGCGGCTCGCTCAGCTACGTCGGACCTTCCGCGGAGCGTTCCTTGGAGGAGTATCATGTCGACAAGGCGTTTCTTTCCTGCAAGGGATTACATGCTGAGCGCGGGCTGAGCGAGTCGAACGAGCTGCAAGCTCGGATCAAGCAGCGCATGCTGCAAATGGCGGATGAGGTTTTCCTTCTAGCGGATGCGAGCAAGCTCGGACTGCAGTCATTCACGCGTTTCGGCAGCTTGAGTCAGGTAGGCACGCTCATCACGGATGATCGGCTCTCGGTAGACAGCGCGGCCGCGCTGCGGGAAGCCGGCCTGAATGTAATAGTGGTTTAA